The following proteins are encoded in a genomic region of Coregonus clupeaformis isolate EN_2021a chromosome 14, ASM2061545v1, whole genome shotgun sequence:
- the fam151a gene encoding protein FAM151A, whose amino-acid sequence MEKERTERTYAEGNDALRKKTFEEGKKEEEHKDPRRYCGYFTKEQLVMLCVGVALLVLLLIITITSVVLTQNGGTSETVLPFPTDGDMMDFLVQTGDIRERDALHATWYHRANNKSEMNKALQSSIMVLEADVTVQGYATVNVTTIPIMAHPPAVYSDNTLDQWLDAVLQSKKGIKLDFKCIQAVTPSLDILSMKNQTKGINRPVWLNADILPGPNVPAFWPVIDGPEFLAMIQQSFPDVTISPGWAVLYLPQFPNVTYTQAMVGDMYAIIKNVPQTVTFPIHALMAKNGWPHISWLLSQSPRFSLTLWQGQEKNPSVNDLLFVRDNTNPKRVYYDIYEPVLSQFKEAAKQRDRQRRFYPGGDLIDYFQPKYRNGLYIQWNTVTDRASLLSLLSDRACGMLIIPVGSGSAQPGVPVVEGSRPEFPLQDCLNLVLASPKPCGIYLRIQSQSQLEPSLHLLSSAYHSDLLYRPVWVNMALSHGAFQTQGYISGREFLHTVNQVFPYVTLAPSWPLEALREGYTRAMVDDMEVLLKRSWQAVSLQVRAEQLGRSVEGQRRIREVQSWYSLTVETGIESGIDEEAGPQAIMANLSGSKDRSLFFITENYWSKM is encoded by the exons ATGGAGAAGGAAAGGACAGAGAGAACGTATGCAGAAGGGAACGATGCATTGAGAAAGAAAACATTTGAAGAAGGAAAGAAGGAAGAAGAGCATAAAGATCCGAGGAGATACTGTGGATACTTTACTAAAGAACAGTTGGTCATGCTGTGTGTCGGTGTTGCTCTGCTTGTGCTGCTTCTGATCATCACCATTACCTCTGTTGTCCTGACTCAAAATGGAG GGACCTCTGAGACGGTCCTGCCATTCCCTACTGATGGAGACATGATGGACTTCCTCGTCCAAACTGGAGACATCAGGGAGAGAGACGCGCTGCACGCCACCTGGTATCACCGTGCCAACAACAAGTCAGAGATGAACAAAGCACTGCAAa GTTCTATCATGGTTCTGGAAGCTGATGTGACTGTACAGGGATACGCCACGGTCAACGTGACCACCATCCCCATCATGGCTCATCCTCCTGCTGTCTACAGTGACAACACTCTGGACCAGTGGCTGGACGCCGTGCTCCAGTCAAAGAAAG GTATAAAGCTGGACTTCAAATGCATCCAGGCGGTGACTCCTTCTCTGGACATCCTGAGCATGAAGAACCAGACTAAAGGCATCAACCGGCCGGTGTGGCTGAACGCTGACATCCTCCCTGGTCCCAACGTCCCAGCCTTCTGGCCTGTCATCGACGGACCTGA GTTCTTGGCAATGATCCAGCAGAGTTTTCCAGACGTGACCATCTCTCCTGGATGGGCGGTTCTGTATCTGCCCCAGTTCCCTAACGTCACTTACACACAGGCCATGGTGGGGGACATGTACGCCATCATCAAAAATGTCCCTCAGACAGTCACCTTCCCCATCCATGCGCTCATGGCCAAGAACGGATGGCCTCACATCAGCTGGCTGCTCAGCCAGTCACCAAG GTTCAGTCTGACTCTGTGGCAGGGCCAGGAAAAGAACCCCAGTGTGAATGACCTGCTGTTCGTCAGAGACAACACCAACCCTAAGCGGGTCTACTATGACATCTATGAACCTGTCCTGTCCCAGTTTAAAGAAGCTGCCA AGCAGAGAGATCGGCAGAGGAGGTTCTACCCTGGAGGAGACCTGATTGACTATTTCCAGCCGAAATATAGAAATGGCCTGTACATCCAGTGGAACACAGTCACAGACAGAGCCTCACTGCTTTCTCTGCTGTCAG ACCGTGCCTGTGGCATGCTCATCATTCCAGTGGGATCTGGTTCCGCCCAGCCTGGGGTCCCAGTGGTGGAGGGCTCCCGTCCAGAGTTCCCTCTCCAGGACTGCCTGAACCTGGTTCTGGCCTCTCCAAAACCCTGTGGTATCTACTTAAGGATCCAGTCCCAGAGCCAGCTGgaaccctctctccacctcctcagcTCAGCCTACCACAGCGACCTCCTGTACCGCCCCGTCTGGGTCAACATGGCTCTGTCCCATGGAGCCTTCCAGACCCAGGGCTACATCTCTGGGAGGGAGTTCCTCCACACAGTCAACCAGGTGTTCCCCTATGTGACCCTGGCCCCCAGCTGGCCTCTTGAAGCCCTGAGGGAGGGGTATACCAGGGCCATGGTGGATGACATGGAGGTTTTACTGAAGAGGTCATGGCAGGCCGTGTCCCTGCAGGTGAGGGCGGAGCAACTAGGGAGGTCtgtggagggacagaggaggattCGGGAGGTGCAGTCATGGTACTCACTCACAGTGGAGACCGGGATAGAAAGTGGGATTGATGAGGAAGCAGGACCACAGGCGATCATGGCCAACCTCTCTGGGAGCAAAGACAGAAGCTTGTTTTTTATAACTGAGAACTACTGGTCTAAGATGTGA